The Eulemur rufifrons isolate Redbay chromosome 12, OSU_ERuf_1, whole genome shotgun sequence DNA window caatgtaaaaaaaaaaatcctatatgtAGAAATTTCTTGAATTTTAGTTCTTCTTTCCAATTGCAAAACTTTATGTTGGAATGTATTAGATTTATACCTTCAGCTCTAACTTTAACACaggtagtttttgttttgtttcgtcttgttttaaatatgtatggGAGGGTGAgtgagtgaaaaagaaagaaaaaaaaaatatgcatgaaAGCCAAATGACAGCTCAAGTCTTGCACCCAGTGCCCCTCACTCTGTCCATCCTTAAAATCCTGGGTGTCAACTGTGGGAGAGGGTTGTTAGGGAGCGGTGAGTGTTTCCTCCTCCACCACTTCCCCCTGGCCTGAGTCAGCATAAGGTCAACTGCAAGTTCTCTGTGCACCTTCAACCTCATACGTGCTAAAAAAAGTAAACTCTCAAGATACTGTGGAAGCAGAATTCCACAGTAAAGGGATCAATGAAAGAGTCTGCACACTTGCAGCTGGCTAAAGCCGCTCTGCCCAGTTCTAATCCTACAGGTTAAGGAGACTTAGATGAAGACCCCAGTAAAGTTTCCCTGTTTGGACCCAGTGGTGTAAATTTGTCCTGAGGTCCCTTTTATCACCAAGCTGTAAGAACATGTGGAACCAGGGTTGGGGAGGTGGGGCTGTAGTCAGAGACAGAGCTAATCAAACAGTTCCACCGGTGCTTCCGTGAGCCAAACTGTTCTTGCAAGATTCTTCCATGAGAGGCAAAAAGTAAGGTTATCATGGCCCAAGAATTACCAGCAGGGCGACTGCCCCGGGGACATTGTGCAAGAGTCCCTTCACTTTTTTTATGTGTTACCATAACTGCAGGTGAGGACATTAGCCCCTGTCACCTCAATCTGGGGTATGACTTGTCTGTCAGCCGCCTTGCCTGTCCTCCCAGGTAGATTCCAGCTTTTATTAACATGATTTTTCTCTAAGAATCAGTGCCCCAAAGAGCTGGTTTGCTGCCGGCGTTCCTGACTTGCTCAGGAATCCCCCAACAGACTATGACAGGGATGACGACCACCTAGAGGTGCTCCTAGCAACTGACATGTACAAAGTAATACTTTCTTCAGTCCCTGGAAGGAAGGCACCTGGACAGGTGCTTCATTTGCAAACGACATGAAAATGATCAGTTCCAACACAGGATGTGCCAGGCTGCACCTCAGGCCTCCTCTCCTAACAGACTCTCTGGCAGCTACTCCAGGCCAGGAAGAATATGTGTCATCAAGGTTggtcaggggggaaaaaaaagaaccagaacaCACAGACCCATGTTTGAACCAGCACAACAGGACACAGGATCTGGATACTAGTTGCAAGACGGAACATGAGCACAGGAGTGCTGGTCCCTGGGCCACCGTGAATTCTCAAAGACTTTGCTTCCATACAGATGCTGCAGAGATCAGAGATCAATTTTCCCTGATGAGGGACAGGGTCATGCCTGAGAGTAGATTTCAGCATTCACGGTCAAGGCTAAAACAGGGCAAACTCTAACACACCAGGAGAACTGGAGAGCATATGGAGAGTTTTGCATAAATGCTTTCTCTGTTCCACTATTGACAAGTAACCCAGCTTCTCAAGCTGGCCGAGATTAGGCACCCATGGTGATTGTTCTTGTGAAAACTACAGACTGGTACAGAAATAACCCCATGACCTTAGCAGTTTCAGGCAGCTGAGCTACTGACTTTCTGGCTGTGCCTTTTGCAGAAAGCAAATCTTTTTTGTATTGGGGCCAAGACATTTTCTCCtccattctctcctctctcctttttcctttttttttttattctgataagaaaaaacagaaaaatcagacGCAGACACAGCCCACAAGGAACACTGAAAACTGCCAAAGTGCATTAGGCAAGCATTCACAACCAGGTtcgaatttttttttaaaactcagctaTCTCTCTCCCTTCAACAATTCTTTATTCCCTCCCAAAAGGCCTGACTGATAAAGTATGCACAGAGTGGACATCTTTTCCCTTTGTACTCAGACCCTGGGGCCTTTATTCAACAGCCTTAAAAGTTACTTGTGCCCCTTGAGCCTGTTCCCTTCGTCCAAAGCATCGCTgagataaatatttgtgaatgagggTGCATGTTCTAAGAAAGAGATAAGTTAAAATGGCATAGCCCCTGCCATCTAAAAACACACCACTGGCCTAAGAAGGGGTGCACCTAGCTGTGCCACTGGGGAGAGTCACTCTACTGCTCTGGGCCTGGGGTTTCTCCTCTGAGGTTCCTGATAGCTCTGACATTCTGCCTTGCTAACAATGCCTGGTGGCGCTTCTCTTCCCACTAACTTTTCCCTAAATACCCCAATTTTACTTCTGCGGTAAATCCTCCAGCTGTCTTCACTTTAGCCTTGGCTCCTGGACAACTCGCCGAATGCAccgttttctcttctgttcctccAGCCCAAAGCCCTAACTCTCTCCTCTGCGGGACCTTGGGTCTCCCCGGGAGCCCACAGGCTCCGACACCTTCCAAGGACACCTTCCAACAACTGTTGGAGTTCCCAAGTCCAATCTTTCCTTTATTGACGCCTCTTAAGAAAACAATAGCACGACGGGCCCCCAGTCTTCTAGTATGTTGTTCTAGGTCCTCACTTGTCTTCTATAGCTACTGTCCCTTCCACACCACTTTCTCTGGGCTCCAAAGGGAGGCAGGAACAGGGCGCCCGGGGCAGGCCAGTGCGTTCAGGCTGGAGGATCCCACAAGTCACTCCTCGACCCCGTCCCCTCAGTCCCCGCCATCCTGCCCCCAACCTCCCCGCGAGAGCCCGGTCGCCCTCGCGGTGCACCCACCTTCCGGGCCGCGGAGGAGCCCCCGCCCCAGCTCGCTCGCTGCATCAGAGCCACCGCCTACGTGAGCGTCGGGGTGTCCGGGAGGCAAGGTCTGGGCTCGGTTCCCGGAGATGTGACCGGCAGGGGGAGGGAGACGACGAGGAGGAGGAGCCCAAGATATCGCACCGGGGCGGGGcgcccgggcgggcggcggggccACCCCGGACACAGCGCGCGGCACGAGCACCCCCGCGCGGCCGCCTCGCCCCCCGGCCCGGGACGGCTCTGTCCCGGGCCCAGGGTCCGGGGGTCGCTCTATGTCCCGTCGCCCTCGGCGACCGGAGAGACTATCAAGCGTGTTTCCTTGCGTTTTACAGAGAAACTGATGCCCGTGCTCCAGACCCTACTGCACAATTCCAGAGACATTCTCCAGAGGTGCCAGCTCCCGGGCTGGACACTTGTGTCACCTCTGAGCCCAGGACAAACGGGGGCAAGGATAGGGTATCAACAGTCCCAGCCCTAGCCGCGGGCCACCCCTCGCGGCCGGGCCCGGCAGCCCTTGGGCACACGTGGGTCGGGCCCGGCTCATCCCAGCCATGGTCCGGGGTCGTCTTCTCCCACGTGGAAGCAACAGCGTACTGGAGCCGGCCTAGAGGACTCCACCCCCGGCGTGTCACTGCGAGTCGTACGGTGAAAGTGTAGGTGTCCCTGGCGCTGCACCTCGCACTCGAGGCTCGAGGGGGTACGTACCGGGTGCGGCTCCTAAGTGCCGCGGCAGCATCCGCGCAGGGGGACAGGGCAGCGGCCGCGACGGCGGCAGTAGGGCTGGGCTCAGGTCGCGACCCCCGCGGGCGGCCGCCTCCGTGCGTCGGCGACAGCGGCCCGCTCTCCTCCTCCTTGCGGCCGGTCACCGGGACTCGGGCTGCCCGCGTCCGCGCTGCCCCCTTTAACTTTCGGGCCACCTCTCCTGCCGCGGGGTCCCATCCCAGACCCCCCTTCACGTGAACGCGCCCCGCAGCCAATGGGCACGCCCGGACGCGAGCCGCTGACCAATGGGCGCGCAGCCCGGCCCCGAGCGCACCGGTCCGCCACGTGATCGGCAGCG harbors:
- the LOC138393661 gene encoding striated muscle-specific serine/threonine-protein kinase-like, which produces MAQELPAGRLPRGHCARVPSLFLCVTITAATVPSTPLSLGSKGRQEQGARGRPVRSGWRIPQVTPRPRPLSPRHPAPNLPARARSPSRCTHLPGRGGAPAPARSLHQSHRLRERRGVREARSGLGSRRCDRQGEGDDEEEEPKISHRGGAPGRAAGPPRTQRAARAPPRGRLAPRPGTALSRAQGPGVALCPVALGDRRDYQACFLAFYRETDARAPDPTAQFQRHSPEVPAPGLDTCVTSEPRTNGGKDRVSTVPALAAGHPSRPGPAALGHTWVGPGSSQPWSGVVFSHVEATAYWSRPRGLHPRRVTASRTVKV